A stretch of the Desulfobacter sp. genome encodes the following:
- a CDS encoding IS4 family transposase, whose protein sequence is MTHISVPKKQLRSLNFDNFRCPLIKSLSKAPELQSRGDRPLKMTFEDQINALVYFHLQEHKSARHLIQDLKENVFAKENIAPDGGISRSSFCEAINHRGLEQLQFIFEDLYKQALECHPGEHAELGELVSIDGSLINAVLSMHWANYRKGSKKAKVHCGFDINHGIPNKIFLTEGNGAERTFVPKILSKGQTGVMDRGYQSHKEFDLLQEQGKHFVCRIKTRTTRTIIDNHETPSDSYIFYDALVKLGTPNQNQTKRPVRVVGYKIAGVKYYVATDRHDLTAEQIATIYKLRWTIEDFFKWWKEHLKVYHLIARSEYGLMVQILGGLITYLLLAIHCQKQFNEKVTIKRVRQLRTAILNDLFGCEEQGSHSSNRDNIVKDQKIIEQAKT, encoded by the coding sequence ATGACGCACATCTCAGTCCCTAAAAAACAACTACGGTCCCTGAACTTTGACAATTTCAGGTGCCCTCTGATAAAGTCACTTTCAAAAGCACCGGAATTACAATCTCGAGGAGACCGCCCTTTAAAAATGACATTCGAAGACCAGATAAATGCTTTGGTTTATTTCCATCTTCAGGAGCACAAGTCTGCCCGACATTTAATTCAGGATCTCAAGGAGAATGTTTTTGCTAAAGAAAATATTGCGCCAGACGGTGGTATCAGCCGTAGTAGTTTCTGTGAAGCCATCAATCACAGGGGACTCGAACAACTGCAATTTATCTTTGAGGATCTTTATAAACAGGCTCTTGAGTGTCATCCGGGTGAACACGCCGAGTTAGGAGAGTTGGTTTCCATTGACGGTAGTCTCATAAATGCAGTCCTTTCAATGCACTGGGCGAACTACAGAAAAGGAAGTAAAAAAGCCAAAGTACATTGCGGATTTGACATTAATCACGGAATCCCAAACAAAATCTTTTTGACTGAAGGCAACGGCGCTGAACGCACTTTTGTTCCCAAAATACTTTCCAAGGGGCAAACAGGTGTTATGGATCGTGGATATCAATCCCATAAAGAATTTGACCTGCTTCAGGAGCAAGGCAAACATTTTGTCTGCCGTATAAAAACCAGGACAACAAGAACAATTATTGATAACCACGAGACCCCTTCCGACAGCTACATTTTTTATGATGCACTGGTTAAACTTGGTACTCCGAATCAAAACCAGACGAAAAGGCCTGTTCGGGTTGTTGGCTATAAAATTGCTGGCGTCAAATACTATGTGGCAACTGACAGGCATGATTTAACAGCGGAACAAATAGCAACAATTTATAAACTCCGGTGGACCATTGAGGATTTTTTCAAATGGTGGAAAGAACATCTGAAGGTATATCATCTCATTGCCCGCAGTGAATACGGCCTTATGGTTCAGATTCTTGGCGGCCTTATTACTTACCTGTTACTGGCAATCCATTGCCAAAAACAGTTTAATGAAAAGGTCACGATCAAAAGAGTTCGGCAGCTGCGAACCGCCATTCTAAATGACCTGTTTGGCTGCGAGGAGCAGGGCTCTCATAGTTCAAACAGGGACAATATTGTCAAAGATCAAAAAATTATTGAGCAAGCAAAAACCTAA
- a CDS encoding branched-chain amino acid ABC transporter permease produces MALLSKMGWPIYLTLGTGFAFTGIIGAFIGLTSLRVREDFLAIVTMGVAFLFVGIVRQQEFLGGEMGIAGIPAHGMTKPGYLVLVLIFALISILFSWHVKRSWMGFAFDAVADDEHTARVLGLDVRAYKITAFALGTAMAGLAGGLYAYYTRFIVPDTFGFIPSITILSMVAVGGIGSIFGVVVATIFLTLMPEMFRFIQ; encoded by the coding sequence GTGGCCCTGCTCTCAAAAATGGGATGGCCCATCTACCTGACCCTGGGCACAGGGTTTGCGTTCACCGGGATTATCGGGGCCTTTATCGGCCTGACAAGCCTGAGGGTCAGGGAAGATTTTTTAGCCATCGTCACCATGGGGGTGGCCTTTCTCTTTGTGGGCATTGTCAGGCAGCAGGAATTTTTAGGCGGGGAAATGGGTATTGCCGGTATCCCGGCCCATGGGATGACAAAACCCGGATACCTGGTTCTGGTCCTGATTTTTGCCCTTATTTCCATTCTCTTTTCCTGGCATGTAAAGCGGTCCTGGATGGGATTTGCCTTTGATGCCGTGGCCGATGACGAACACACAGCCCGGGTCCTGGGGCTGGATGTCAGGGCATACAAGATCACGGCCTTTGCCCTGGGAACCGCCATGGCAGGACTTGCCGGCGGTCTATATGCCTATTACACAAGGTTTATTGTTCCTGATACATTTGGATTTATTCCGTCGATCACCATCCTTTCCATGGTGGCGGTGGGCGGCATCGGATCCATATTCGGGGTTGTCGTGGCCACTATTTTTTTAACCCTCATGCCTGAAATGTTCAGGTTTATTCAGTGA
- a CDS encoding DMT family transporter, with protein sequence MKNTEMTLGAAVFTIFLCILFGGNGVAMKLGYTGLGPFTSAGTRFTLAAFLLVLWARYKKINLKLDRTQWGLILVQSALFITQVSGFHLGLNHTTASHAAIVANVLPFMVLVLAHFFIPGDRITFKKGAGILLGFVGVVILFFDSPDLGGDLQKGDLIVLGAVVCWFVSAVYVKRIIHRFHAVQITLYPMILGLPVFFFNGWIWDEAMVTQITPTVVKTILYQGAITAAFGFVAWNTMLQRFGATALHSFVFIVPLAGVTNGVILLDEPVTHHLLGAISCIVIGIVVVNLRRPRKIPVAPLH encoded by the coding sequence ATGAAAAATACAGAGATGACCCTTGGGGCCGCAGTGTTTACCATTTTTCTGTGCATACTTTTCGGCGGGAACGGGGTGGCCATGAAGCTTGGCTATACCGGTCTTGGCCCCTTTACCTCTGCCGGTACCCGGTTTACTTTGGCTGCATTTTTGCTGGTGCTCTGGGCAAGATACAAGAAAATCAACCTGAAACTGGACCGCACTCAATGGGGGCTGATCCTGGTTCAATCGGCTCTGTTTATCACCCAGGTCTCCGGGTTCCACCTGGGACTTAACCATACCACCGCCTCCCATGCGGCGATTGTTGCCAATGTTCTGCCCTTTATGGTTCTTGTCCTGGCCCATTTTTTTATTCCCGGAGACCGGATCACCTTTAAAAAGGGGGCAGGCATTTTGCTGGGCTTTGTCGGGGTGGTGATCTTGTTTTTTGATTCACCCGACCTGGGCGGAGATCTTCAGAAAGGGGATCTTATCGTTCTCGGGGCCGTGGTCTGCTGGTTTGTATCTGCCGTATATGTCAAGCGGATCATCCATCGGTTCCATGCGGTTCAGATCACCTTATACCCCATGATACTGGGGCTTCCTGTCTTTTTTTTCAACGGCTGGATCTGGGATGAGGCCATGGTGACCCAGATCACCCCCACGGTGGTAAAAACCATACTTTACCAGGGAGCAATAACCGCAGCCTTTGGATTTGTGGCCTGGAACACCATGCTCCAGAGGTTCGGGGCCACAGCCCTGCACTCTTTTGTCTTTATCGTGCCCCTGGCCGGGGTTACAAACGGGGTGATTCTGCTGGACGAGCCCGTGACCCACCACCTGTTAGGTGCCATCTCCTGTATTGTGATCGGGATTGTGGTGGTTAATCTGAGGCGGCCACGAAAGATCCCGGTGGCCCCTTTACATTAA
- a CDS encoding IS256 family transposase encodes MTEENTEFDFQKALKGIQEGKPFTGKGGVLTSLIKNLAEAALEGELESHLGQEVSANRRNGKSKKTIKSLDGKFELETPRDRAGTFSPQIVKKHQTTLSDEIERKIIALYGLGMSYNDMASHLQEIYGLEISNATLSTITDKIIHTVKEWQARPLENVYPIVWLDAIHYKVRENGKVGSKAVYTILGVNIEGRKEVLGLYISENEGANFWLQVLTDLSNRGVKDILIACVDGLKGFPEAIETIFPDTEVQLCVVHQIRNSLKYVGSKNKKEFMADLKRVYKAVNKDLAEEELDILENKWNDKYPIVIKSWRNNWERLSHFFKYPEEIRRIIYTTNTIEAVHRQFRKLTKTKGSFPNQDSLLKLLYMGIQNASKKWTMPIQNWSLTISQLAIFFEGRLDKELGI; translated from the coding sequence ATGACCGAAGAAAACACCGAATTTGATTTTCAAAAAGCCCTTAAAGGCATCCAGGAAGGTAAACCCTTCACAGGTAAGGGCGGCGTCCTTACATCATTAATCAAAAATCTTGCTGAAGCTGCTCTTGAAGGAGAGTTGGAGTCCCATCTCGGGCAGGAAGTTTCTGCCAACCGCCGTAATGGAAAAAGCAAAAAGACCATTAAATCCCTGGATGGTAAATTTGAGCTGGAAACCCCGCGTGACAGGGCCGGAACCTTCTCTCCACAGATCGTCAAAAAACATCAGACAACGCTCAGCGATGAAATTGAAAGAAAGATAATAGCCCTTTACGGCCTGGGCATGAGTTATAATGATATGGCTTCCCATTTACAGGAAATCTATGGACTTGAGATTTCAAATGCCACTCTGAGCACCATTACCGATAAAATCATCCATACCGTCAAAGAATGGCAGGCCAGGCCGTTGGAAAATGTGTACCCAATCGTATGGCTTGATGCCATACATTATAAAGTACGAGAAAACGGAAAGGTCGGCAGCAAAGCCGTTTACACAATTCTTGGGGTGAATATCGAGGGCCGCAAAGAGGTTCTTGGGCTGTACATATCCGAGAATGAGGGTGCGAACTTCTGGCTGCAGGTGTTAACAGACCTTTCAAACCGAGGGGTAAAAGATATCCTGATTGCCTGTGTTGATGGTCTAAAAGGTTTTCCCGAGGCCATTGAGACCATATTCCCGGACACAGAAGTTCAACTCTGCGTAGTCCACCAGATCCGAAATTCATTGAAATACGTTGGTTCCAAAAATAAAAAGGAATTTATGGCAGATCTAAAACGTGTTTATAAAGCGGTCAATAAGGATCTGGCCGAAGAAGAACTGGATATCTTGGAAAATAAATGGAATGACAAATACCCGATTGTGATAAAATCCTGGCGGAACAACTGGGAACGCCTCAGTCATTTCTTTAAATATCCAGAAGAGATTCGACGGATAATATACACCACAAATACCATTGAGGCTGTGCATCGACAGTTTCGAAAACTGACCAAAACAAAGGGATCATTCCCGAACCAGGACAGCCTGTTAAAGCTGCTTTACATGGGGATCCAGAACGCCAGTAAAAAATGGACAATGCCGATTCAAAATTGGTCACTGACAATTTCCCAGTTGGCAATTTTCTTTGAAGGCCGGCTGGATAAAGAGCTGGGAATTTGA
- a CDS encoding cobyrinate a,c-diamide synthase — protein sequence MKGFVIGATGSGTGKTTISLALMAWLEKKGIRVAPFKVGPDFIDPGLHSKVAGSVSFNLDSWMLSRSYNRDLFYSKSRDREIAVVEGVMGLFDGYDVLSDTGSTAQMAKWLDLPVLLVVSAKGKARSAAAIVKGFEAFDPDLKFAGVVFAQAGSQRHYQYLKDAVEQNCTTPCLGYLPQNEKIVMPERHLGLVTADEMPISSKTLSALVSMVDDHLDMDRLINGLLDLEFPEIGRADTPRIKQDPSATRVRAGETRVPGLKAVQGPGRARIAVARDKAFCFYYPDNLEMLEAAGAELVYFSPLTASCLPEDIDGIYFGGGYPELNAKALATKTLLLDQIQEASLGGMPIYGECGGFMFLCRDLISARSEAPARMCGVFEFDIQMSTRLRSLGYREITLTRDTLIGKKGDRMRGHEFHYSSMVETQPCENVSDTVYEVASRVGQKVSLKGYQKNMTLGSYFHLHFGSSPGAAPRFVGCCEAFRQARSSKG from the coding sequence ATCAAAGGTTTTGTCATCGGTGCCACGGGCAGCGGCACGGGAAAAACAACTATCAGTCTGGCCCTCATGGCCTGGCTGGAAAAAAAAGGGATACGTGTGGCCCCCTTTAAGGTGGGCCCGGATTTTATCGATCCCGGCCTTCATTCAAAGGTGGCAGGATCTGTCAGCTTTAATTTGGATTCCTGGATGCTGTCCAGATCCTACAATCGCGATCTTTTTTATTCCAAGTCAAGGGATCGGGAGATTGCGGTTGTAGAGGGGGTGATGGGCTTGTTTGACGGGTATGATGTCCTGTCAGACACAGGCTCCACCGCCCAGATGGCCAAGTGGCTGGACCTGCCGGTTCTGCTGGTTGTCTCTGCAAAGGGCAAGGCCAGGAGTGCGGCAGCTATTGTAAAGGGATTTGAAGCCTTTGACCCGGATCTTAAATTTGCCGGGGTGGTTTTTGCCCAGGCCGGCAGCCAGCGCCACTATCAATATTTAAAGGATGCCGTTGAGCAAAACTGCACCACTCCCTGTCTGGGGTATTTGCCGCAAAATGAAAAAATTGTCATGCCCGAACGTCATCTGGGTCTGGTCACAGCCGATGAAATGCCCATTTCATCCAAGACCCTTTCTGCCCTGGTCTCCATGGTGGACGACCATTTGGACATGGACCGGCTGATCAATGGGCTTTTGGACCTGGAATTTCCGGAAATCGGACGGGCCGATACGCCAAGAATCAAGCAAGATCCATCAGCCACCCGGGTAAGGGCGGGTGAAACCCGTGTCCCGGGGTTAAAAGCTGTGCAGGGACCCGGCCGCGCCCGGATTGCCGTGGCCAGGGACAAGGCCTTTTGTTTTTATTACCCGGATAATCTGGAGATGCTTGAGGCGGCAGGGGCAGAACTGGTCTATTTTTCTCCTTTAACCGCCTCTTGTTTGCCCGAGGACATAGACGGGATCTATTTTGGCGGGGGATACCCTGAACTCAATGCCAAAGCCTTGGCCACAAAAACCCTGCTGCTGGATCAGATCCAAGAGGCCAGCCTTGGGGGAATGCCCATTTACGGGGAATGCGGGGGGTTTATGTTCCTGTGCCGGGATCTGATTTCGGCCCGGTCAGAAGCGCCTGCCCGGATGTGCGGGGTGTTTGAGTTTGATATCCAAATGTCAACGCGGCTCAGATCCCTGGGATACAGGGAAATTACCCTGACCCGGGATACCCTGATCGGTAAAAAAGGGGACAGGATGCGGGGCCATGAATTTCACTATTCTTCCATGGTTGAAACCCAACCCTGTGAAAATGTTTCTGACACGGTATACGAGGTGGCCTCCAGGGTTGGGCAAAAGGTCTCATTAAAGGGGTATCAGAAAAATATGACCCTGGGCTCTTATTTTCACCTGCATTTTGGGAGCAGCCCCGGGGCTGCCCCGAGATTTGTCGGTTGCTGTGAGGCTTTCCGGCAGGCCAGGTCTTCCAAGGGATAA
- a CDS encoding GGDEF domain-containing protein: MKKHASNARLILNALGELTGFLKDLDTEADNEVATNQCFNHPLEIIRQTMHFDVSVLYKVSNVINDRLILEVVKVVDPDHARMDLQEGRKLRLFLDARDKRYVNEVNAYIGRSTSHINVAGMGCDIMGYVFFPKDFGGAYLVGGDFVGNESRVLDFEISAMDVMCNILSTLLLKTRFKQKAEYDDLTSLYNSGKIKEEVNRVVKRFRRKSGSEAVIAMGDIDFFKTVNDTYGHIQGDMVLREVGQILSQSMRQYFDVAGRYGGEEFLMVFDDTDHGMAMEIVERIRKRIESHKFVRVDKRGRPVKEEFLQVTMSFGLARMGSRDLPCEAIDWIARADNALYKSKQDGRNKTTLIEKSPEDPLP; encoded by the coding sequence ATGAAAAAACATGCATCCAATGCCCGGCTGATCCTCAATGCCCTGGGAGAACTGACCGGTTTTTTAAAAGACCTTGATACAGAAGCGGACAATGAGGTTGCCACCAATCAATGCTTTAACCACCCCCTTGAAATCATCCGCCAGACCATGCACTTTGATGTTTCCGTGCTTTACAAGGTCTCCAATGTGATCAATGACAGACTCATCCTTGAAGTGGTCAAGGTGGTGGACCCCGACCATGCCAGAATGGACCTTCAGGAGGGGCGGAAACTCCGGCTTTTTCTTGATGCCAGGGACAAGCGCTATGTGAACGAGGTCAATGCCTATATCGGCCGGAGCACCTCCCATATTAATGTGGCAGGCATGGGGTGCGATATCATGGGATATGTCTTTTTCCCAAAGGATTTTGGCGGGGCCTATCTGGTGGGCGGGGACTTTGTGGGCAATGAATCCCGGGTGCTGGATTTTGAGATTTCTGCCATGGACGTGATGTGCAATATTTTGTCTACGCTTTTGCTTAAAACCCGGTTTAAGCAAAAGGCAGAGTATGATGATCTGACCTCTTTGTATAATTCGGGAAAGATAAAAGAGGAGGTCAACCGGGTGGTCAAGCGGTTCAGGCGGAAATCGGGCAGTGAAGCCGTCATTGCCATGGGGGATATTGATTTTTTTAAAACGGTCAATGACACCTACGGCCATATCCAGGGGGATATGGTGTTAAGGGAGGTGGGCCAGATTCTTTCCCAGTCCATGAGGCAGTATTTTGATGTGGCCGGACGGTACGGGGGGGAAGAATTTTTAATGGTCTTTGATGATACAGACCATGGCATGGCCATGGAGATTGTGGAGCGGATCAGAAAACGGATTGAATCCCACAAATTTGTCCGTGTGGATAAAAGAGGACGGCCCGTCAAGGAAGAGTTCCTTCAGGTGACCATGTCGTTCGGCCTGGCCCGTATGGGCTCCCGGGACCTGCCCTGCGAGGCCATTGACTGGATTGCCCGGGCCGACAATGCCCTGTACAAATCCAAGCAGGATGGCCGGAACAAAACCACCCTGATTGAGAAGAGTCCAGAGGATCCTCTACCTTAA
- a CDS encoding AEC family transporter produces MLASLDLLGQATVLIAVFVLGATIGSISFKQLPSISDILRVSLVKFVLVPGSVFTLVYLLNFNISLPLVCTMLMIQASSPPATNLILIVKRYGGDTQTISAMMLIQYLIAIFAMPVWIAVWQNFN; encoded by the coding sequence ATCTTGGCATCCTTGGATCTTTTAGGCCAGGCCACAGTTCTCATTGCCGTGTTTGTGCTCGGGGCCACCATTGGATCTATTTCCTTTAAGCAACTGCCTTCAATATCAGATATTTTACGGGTCAGCCTGGTAAAGTTTGTCCTGGTTCCGGGATCTGTATTTACCCTGGTCTATCTTTTAAACTTTAATATCAGCCTGCCCCTGGTCTGCACCATGCTCATGATCCAGGCCTCATCCCCGCCGGCTACCAATCTTATCCTTATTGTGAAACGCTATGGGGGAGATACCCAGACGATCAGCGCCATGATGCTGATCCAGTATTTAATCGCTATTTTTGCCATGCCGGTGTGGATCGCTGTCTGGCAAAATTTTAATTAG
- a CDS encoding branched-chain amino acid ABC transporter permease, whose amino-acid sequence MLYIELIIQGLIQGSTYAIIAVGLTLIYGLLRVLHVAHAGLFTLGAYLGVILTNQTGSLTLGIVLAALAAGIVGMGIYRLVYEPILDRPPYVALIASIGLYIGMEELFRLVFGPFGLSFTQPPLQDVVVLFGIHLRSCQIITVVTNIILLGILAWIAQKTRIGTGWRATVDDPQISACFGIDPIRVRYMVFFMGSALAAAAGVLVALLSNFVEPTMGAVPSYKSLAVIVLGGLGNVMGTLIASLILGIIEAFGTIYVGNLLDRDAIAFAFLILVLMIKPTGLFASR is encoded by the coding sequence GTGCTCTATATTGAACTTATTATTCAAGGACTCATCCAGGGGTCAACCTATGCCATTATCGCCGTCGGCCTGACCTTGATCTACGGGCTGCTCAGGGTGCTTCACGTGGCCCATGCAGGACTTTTTACCCTGGGGGCCTATCTGGGTGTCATTCTGACCAACCAGACCGGGAGCCTGACTTTGGGCATTGTCCTTGCGGCCCTGGCCGCAGGAATTGTGGGTATGGGTATTTACCGCCTGGTATATGAACCCATATTAGACCGGCCCCCCTATGTGGCGCTTATCGCATCCATTGGTCTTTATATCGGCATGGAGGAACTTTTCCGCCTGGTGTTCGGGCCATTCGGCCTGAGCTTTACCCAGCCCCCGCTTCAGGATGTTGTTGTCCTGTTCGGCATCCATTTAAGATCCTGCCAGATTATCACCGTGGTCACCAATATCATCCTTTTGGGGATATTGGCCTGGATTGCCCAGAAAACAAGGATCGGCACCGGGTGGCGGGCAACCGTGGATGACCCCCAGATTTCCGCCTGTTTCGGGATTGATCCCATCCGGGTGCGGTATATGGTCTTTTTCATGGGATCTGCTCTGGCTGCGGCTGCCGGCGTGCTTGTGGCCCTGTTGAGTAATTTTGTAGAGCCGACCATGGGCGCAGTACCCTCTTATAAATCCCTGGCCGTGATCGTTCTGGGGGGACTTGGCAATGTCATGGGCACCTTGATTGCATCCCTGATTCTCGGGATCATTGAGGCCTTTGGCACCATTTATGTTGGTAACCTTCTGGACAGGGACGCCATTGCATTTGCATTCCTGATCCTGGTGCTCATGATTAAACCCACCGGACTTTTTGCATCGAGGTAA
- a CDS encoding cobalt-precorrin-5B (C(1))-methyltransferase — protein MAKKRLKSGFTTGAAAAAAAKAALLSLFSPKPPARVEILFLTGEKKIIPVHQVIRASKTCATALIIKDAGDDPDITHKAQIGVNLTLAPADLPEIRICGGKGVGVVTKPGLEVEVGEPAINSGPKQMIKESVKSAFAQLGQGFCHRVNVEVFVPKGEALAKKTLNMRLGILGGISILGTTGIVRPLSHDAYIATIRSGISVARANGASCLVFTTGRRSERYAMDIFSQYPSQAFIQTGDFFKAGIDMVGAENESRAMAPGPGSIEKIIYTIFFGKAVKMALGFEHTHAAKSELTLKTLADWAGQETRDKALVQNIVTANTARHAFSFVYPDYPGLLARVGATARDHALGFARDQIEIRIIILDFEGKIVFDSERKSS, from the coding sequence ATGGCAAAAAAAAGGCTGAAATCAGGATTCACCACAGGGGCTGCTGCTGCTGCCGCAGCCAAGGCAGCCCTGTTGTCGCTTTTTTCCCCTAAGCCCCCTGCCAGGGTTGAGATCTTATTTTTAACCGGAGAAAAAAAAATCATTCCGGTGCACCAGGTGATCCGGGCCTCCAAGACCTGCGCCACGGCCCTTATTATCAAGGATGCCGGAGATGATCCTGACATCACCCACAAGGCTCAGATCGGTGTCAATTTGACCCTGGCACCGGCAGATCTGCCTGAAATTCGGATTTGCGGCGGCAAAGGCGTGGGGGTGGTGACCAAGCCCGGTCTTGAGGTGGAGGTTGGAGAACCGGCCATTAATTCAGGCCCGAAACAGATGATTAAAGAATCGGTGAAATCCGCATTTGCCCAGCTTGGCCAGGGGTTTTGCCACAGGGTAAATGTGGAGGTTTTTGTTCCCAAAGGCGAGGCCCTGGCCAAAAAAACCTTGAACATGCGGCTGGGCATCCTCGGGGGAATCTCCATTTTAGGCACCACAGGCATTGTCAGGCCCCTGTCCCATGATGCCTATATTGCCACCATCCGGTCGGGGATCTCTGTTGCAAGGGCCAATGGCGCCTCTTGCCTGGTCTTTACCACGGGCCGTCGCAGTGAAAGATATGCCATGGATATTTTTTCCCAATACCCCTCCCAGGCCTTTATTCAGACCGGGGATTTTTTCAAGGCAGGCATTGATATGGTTGGGGCTGAAAATGAGTCCAGGGCCATGGCGCCGGGGCCCGGGTCAATTGAGAAGATCATTTATACCATATTTTTCGGCAAGGCCGTTAAAATGGCCCTGGGATTTGAGCACACCCATGCGGCCAAATCCGAACTCACCCTGAAAACCCTGGCAGATTGGGCCGGGCAGGAGACCCGGGATAAGGCTCTTGTTCAAAATATTGTTACAGCCAATACGGCCCGCCATGCCTTTTCTTTTGTGTATCCGGATTATCCCGGCCTTTTGGCCCGGGTGGGAGCCACGGCCAGGGACCATGCCCTTGGCTTTGCCCGGGACCAGATCGAGATCCGGATCATTATCCTGGATTTTGAAGGAAAGATTGTCTTTGACTCGGAAAGGAAGAGTTCATGA
- a CDS encoding IS4 family transposase, producing MTHISVPKKQLRSLNFDNFRCPLIKSLSKAPELQSRGDRPLKMTFEDQINALVYFHLQEHKSARHLIQDLKENVFAKENIAPDGGISRSSFCEAINHRGLEQLQFIFEDLYKQALECHPGEHAELGELVSIDGSLINAVLSMHWANYRKGSKKAKVHCGFDINHGIPNKIFLTEGNGAERTFVPKILSKGQTGVMDRGYQSHKEFDLLQEQGKHFVCRIKTRTTRTIIDNHETPSDSYIFYDALVKLGTPNQNQTKRPVRVVGYKIAGVKYYVATDRHDLTAEQIATIYKLRWTIEDFFKWWKEHLKVYHLIARSEYGLMVQILGGLITYLLLAIHCQKQFNEKVTIKRVRQLRTAILNDLFGCEEQGSHSSNRDNIVKDQKIIEQAKT from the coding sequence ATGACGCACATCTCAGTCCCTAAAAAACAACTACGGTCCCTGAACTTTGACAATTTCAGGTGCCCTCTGATAAAGTCACTTTCAAAAGCACCGGAATTACAATCTCGAGGAGACCGCCCTTTAAAAATGACATTCGAAGACCAGATAAATGCTTTGGTTTATTTCCATCTTCAGGAGCACAAGTCTGCCCGACATTTAATTCAGGATCTCAAGGAGAATGTTTTTGCTAAAGAAAATATTGCGCCAGACGGTGGTATCAGCCGTAGTAGTTTCTGTGAAGCCATCAATCACAGGGGACTCGAACAACTGCAATTTATCTTTGAGGATCTTTATAAACAGGCTCTTGAGTGTCATCCGGGTGAACACGCCGAGTTAGGAGAGTTGGTTTCCATTGACGGTAGTCTCATAAATGCAGTCCTTTCAATGCACTGGGCGAACTACAGAAAAGGAAGTAAAAAAGCCAAAGTACATTGCGGATTTGACATTAATCACGGAATCCCAAACAAAATCTTTTTGACTGAAGGCAACGGCGCTGAACGCACTTTTGTTCCCAAAATACTTTCCAAGGGGCAAACAGGTGTTATGGATCGTGGATATCAATCCCATAAAGAATTTGACCTGCTTCAGGAGCAAGGCAAACATTTTGTCTGCCGTATAAAAACCAGGACAACAAGAACAATTATTGATAACCACGAGACCCCTTCCGACAGCTACATTTTTTATGATGCACTGGTTAAACTTGGTACTCCGAATCAAAACCAGACGAAAAGGCCTGTTCGGGTTGTTGGCTATAAAATTGCTGGCGTCAAATACTATGTGGCAACTGACAGGCATGATTTAACAGCGGAACAAATAGCAACAATTTATAAACTCCGGTGGACCATTGAGGATTTTTTCAAATGGTGGAAAGAACATCTGAAGGTATATCATCTCATTGCCCGCAGTGAATACGGCCTTATGGTTCAGATTCTTGGCGGCCTTATCACTTACCTGTTACTGGCAATCCATTGCCAAAAACAGTTTAATGAAAAGGTCACGATCAAAAGAGTTCGGCAGCTGCGAACCGCCATTCTAAATGACCTGTTTGGCTGCGAGGAGCAGGGCTCTCATAGTTCAAACAGGGACAATATTGTCAAAGATCAAAAAATTATTGAGCAAGCAAAAACCTAA
- a CDS encoding IS6 family transposase, with the protein MKNENPFKWRHYEKEIILLNVRWYLRYQLSYRNLEEMMQERGLSVDHSTIYRWVQRYAPEMEKRSRKYLRQSNDSYRIDETYIKVRGKMKYLYRAVDSRGNTIDFLLRSRRNMESAKRFFKKMLRASNSSRPRVLSVDGNPAYPPAVKALKEKKLLNKDCILRQNKYLNNIIEQDHRFIKKLVRAGMGFKTFHSAWRTLKGYEIMNMIRKGQVKNIRKGEILKQKEFVENLFSYAA; encoded by the coding sequence ATGAAAAATGAAAACCCTTTCAAGTGGCGTCATTATGAAAAAGAAATCATCCTGTTGAATGTTCGCTGGTATCTGAGATATCAACTGAGTTACAGGAATCTGGAAGAGATGATGCAAGAACGGGGCTTGTCTGTGGATCACAGTACCATTTACCGATGGGTTCAGCGCTATGCTCCTGAAATGGAAAAGCGAAGCAGGAAGTATCTGCGGCAATCAAATGATTCTTACCGTATTGATGAAACATATATCAAGGTGCGGGGGAAAATGAAGTATCTTTACCGAGCGGTCGATTCCCGTGGAAATACCATCGATTTTCTTCTTCGCAGCAGACGTAATATGGAATCTGCCAAACGATTTTTTAAAAAGATGCTGCGAGCTTCCAATAGCTCCAGACCTCGGGTTCTGAGTGTTGACGGAAATCCTGCATATCCTCCGGCAGTAAAGGCTTTGAAAGAAAAAAAGCTTCTGAATAAGGACTGTATCCTAAGACAGAATAAATATCTGAACAATATTATTGAGCAAGACCACCGGTTTATCAAAAAGCTTGTCAGAGCTGGTATGGGGTTCAAGACATTTCATTCTGCCTGGCGGACGCTAAAAGGCTATGAAATTATGAACATGATCAGAAAAGGACAAGTTAAAAATATTAGGAAGGGAGAAATTTTAAAGCAGAAAGAATTCGTCGAAAATCTGTTTTCTTATGCTGCGTAA